From the genome of Globicephala melas chromosome 16, mGloMel1.2, whole genome shotgun sequence, one region includes:
- the ZDHHC6 gene encoding palmitoyltransferase ZDHHC6 isoform X1: MGTFCSVIKFENLQEVKRLCHWGPIIALGVIAICSTMAMIDSVLWYWPLHTTGGSMNFIMLINWTVMILYNYFNAMFVGPGFVPLGWKPENSQDSMYLQYCKVCQAYKAPRSHHCRKCNRCVMKMDHHCPWINNCCGYQNHASFTLFLLLAPLGCIHAAFIFVMTMYTQLYNRLSFGWNTVKIDMSAARRDPLPIIPFGLAAFAATLFALGLALGTTIAVGMLFFIQMKIILRNKTSIESWIEEKAKDRIQYYQLDEVFVFPYDLGSRWKNFKQVFTWSGVPKGDGLDWPIREGCHPYSLTIEQLKQKADKRVRSVQYKVIEDYSGTCCPLNRGIKTFFTSPCTEEPRIRLQKGEFILATRGLRYWLYGDKILDDSIKEVSFSPSDVSRIRGWFPRNCVEKCPCDAETDQAPEGEKKNR, from the exons ATGGGTACATTCTGCTCAGTTATCAAGTTTGAAAATCTACAAGAAGTAAAGAGACTTTGTCACTGGGGTCCCATTATAGCCCTTGGTGTTATAGCAATATGTTCTACCATGGCCATGATTGACTCTGTGTTGTGGTATTGGCCTTTACATACCACTGGAGGAAGCATGAACTTCATCATGTTGATAAATTGGACTGTCATGATTCTTTATAATTACTTCAATGCCATGTTTGTTGGTCCTGGCTTCGTCCCTCTGGGGTGGAAACCG GAAAATTCTCAGGATAGCATGTACCTCCAATATTGTAAAGTCTGCCAAGCATACAAGGCACCACGGTCACATCATTGCAGAAAGTGTAACAG GTGTGTGATGAAGATGGACCATCACTGTCCTTGGATCAACAACTGCTGTGGTTATCAAAATCATGCTTCGTTCACACTGTTTCTCCTTTTAGCACCACTGGGTTGTATTCATGCTGCCTTTATTTTTGTTATGACAATGTATACACAGCTTTATAATCGG CTCTCCTTTGGGTGGAACACGGTAAAGATTGATATGAGTGCAGCCCGGAGAGATCCTCTTCCGATTATTCCGTTCGGATTAGCTGCATTTGCTGCCACCTTGTTTGCCTTGGGATTAGCTTTAGGAACAACCATAGCTGTTGGGATGTTGTTTTTTATCCAG ATGAAAATAATTCTCAGAAACAAAACTTCTATTGAATCATGGATTGAAGAGAAG GCTAAAGATCGAATTCAATATTATCAACTAGATGaagtctttgtttttccttatgaTTTGGGAAGTAGATGGAAGAACTTTAAACAGGTTTTTACGTGGTCAGGGGTCCCCAAAGGAGATGGACTGGATTGGCCAATAAGAGAAGGCTGTCACCCGTACAGCTTAACA ATAGAACAGTTGAAACAAAAAGCAGATAAAAGAGTCAGAAGT GTTCAGTATAAAGTAATAGAAGATTATAGTGGTACCTGCTGTCCTTTGAATAGAGGAATCAAAACCTTCTTCACGAGCCCCTGCACTGAAGAGCCTCGGATAAGGCTACAGAAAGGGGAGTTCATTTTAGCCACAAGAGGCTTACG atacTGGTTGTATGGAGATAAAATTCTTGATGATTCCATTAAAGAAG tttcattttctccctcagaTGTTTCAAGAATAAGAGGATGGTTCCCTAGAAACTGTGTAGAAAAGTGTCCCTGCGATGCTGAAACAGATCAAGCCCCAGAGGGCGAGAAGAAAAATAGATAG
- the ZDHHC6 gene encoding palmitoyltransferase ZDHHC6 isoform X2: MGTFCSVIKFENLQEVKRLCHWGPIIALGVIAICSTMAMIDSVLWYWPLHTTGGSMNFIMLINWTVMILYNYFNAMFVGPGFVPLGWKPENSQDSMYLQYCKVCQAYKAPRSHHCRKCNRCVMKMDHHCPWINNCCGYQNHASFTLFLLLAPLGCIHAAFIFVMTMYTQLYNRLSFGWNTVKIDMSAARRDPLPIIPFGLAAFAATLFALGLALGTTIAVGMLFFIQMKIILRNKTSIESWIEEKAKDRIQYYQLDEVFVFPYDLGSRWKNFKQVFTWSGVPKGDGLDWPIREGCHPYSLTIEQLKQKADKRVRSVQYKVIEDYSGTCCPLNRGIKTFFTSPCTEEPRIRLQKGEFILATRGLRYWLYGDKILDDSIKEDVSRIRGWFPRNCVEKCPCDAETDQAPEGEKKNR, translated from the exons ATGGGTACATTCTGCTCAGTTATCAAGTTTGAAAATCTACAAGAAGTAAAGAGACTTTGTCACTGGGGTCCCATTATAGCCCTTGGTGTTATAGCAATATGTTCTACCATGGCCATGATTGACTCTGTGTTGTGGTATTGGCCTTTACATACCACTGGAGGAAGCATGAACTTCATCATGTTGATAAATTGGACTGTCATGATTCTTTATAATTACTTCAATGCCATGTTTGTTGGTCCTGGCTTCGTCCCTCTGGGGTGGAAACCG GAAAATTCTCAGGATAGCATGTACCTCCAATATTGTAAAGTCTGCCAAGCATACAAGGCACCACGGTCACATCATTGCAGAAAGTGTAACAG GTGTGTGATGAAGATGGACCATCACTGTCCTTGGATCAACAACTGCTGTGGTTATCAAAATCATGCTTCGTTCACACTGTTTCTCCTTTTAGCACCACTGGGTTGTATTCATGCTGCCTTTATTTTTGTTATGACAATGTATACACAGCTTTATAATCGG CTCTCCTTTGGGTGGAACACGGTAAAGATTGATATGAGTGCAGCCCGGAGAGATCCTCTTCCGATTATTCCGTTCGGATTAGCTGCATTTGCTGCCACCTTGTTTGCCTTGGGATTAGCTTTAGGAACAACCATAGCTGTTGGGATGTTGTTTTTTATCCAG ATGAAAATAATTCTCAGAAACAAAACTTCTATTGAATCATGGATTGAAGAGAAG GCTAAAGATCGAATTCAATATTATCAACTAGATGaagtctttgtttttccttatgaTTTGGGAAGTAGATGGAAGAACTTTAAACAGGTTTTTACGTGGTCAGGGGTCCCCAAAGGAGATGGACTGGATTGGCCAATAAGAGAAGGCTGTCACCCGTACAGCTTAACA ATAGAACAGTTGAAACAAAAAGCAGATAAAAGAGTCAGAAGT GTTCAGTATAAAGTAATAGAAGATTATAGTGGTACCTGCTGTCCTTTGAATAGAGGAATCAAAACCTTCTTCACGAGCCCCTGCACTGAAGAGCCTCGGATAAGGCTACAGAAAGGGGAGTTCATTTTAGCCACAAGAGGCTTACG atacTGGTTGTATGGAGATAAAATTCTTGATGATTCCATTAAAGAAG aTGTTTCAAGAATAAGAGGATGGTTCCCTAGAAACTGTGTAGAAAAGTGTCCCTGCGATGCTGAAACAGATCAAGCCCCAGAGGGCGAGAAGAAAAATAGATAG
- the ZDHHC6 gene encoding palmitoyltransferase ZDHHC6 isoform X3, which yields MPCLLVLASSLWGGNRKILRIACTSNIVKSAKHTRHHGHIIAESVTAPLGCIHAAFIFVMTMYTQLYNRLSFGWNTVKIDMSAARRDPLPIIPFGLAAFAATLFALGLALGTTIAVGMLFFIQMKIILRNKTSIESWIEEKAKDRIQYYQLDEVFVFPYDLGSRWKNFKQVFTWSGVPKGDGLDWPIREGCHPYSLTIEQLKQKADKRVRSVQYKVIEDYSGTCCPLNRGIKTFFTSPCTEEPRIRLQKGEFILATRGLRYWLYGDKILDDSIKEDVSRIRGWFPRNCVEKCPCDAETDQAPEGEKKNR from the exons ATGCCATGTTTGTTGGTCCTGGCTTCGTCCCTCTGGGGTGGAAACCG GAAAATTCTCAGGATAGCATGTACCTCCAATATTGTAAAGTCTGCCAAGCATACAAGGCACCACGGTCACATCATTGCAGAAAGTGTAACAG CACCACTGGGTTGTATTCATGCTGCCTTTATTTTTGTTATGACAATGTATACACAGCTTTATAATCGG CTCTCCTTTGGGTGGAACACGGTAAAGATTGATATGAGTGCAGCCCGGAGAGATCCTCTTCCGATTATTCCGTTCGGATTAGCTGCATTTGCTGCCACCTTGTTTGCCTTGGGATTAGCTTTAGGAACAACCATAGCTGTTGGGATGTTGTTTTTTATCCAG ATGAAAATAATTCTCAGAAACAAAACTTCTATTGAATCATGGATTGAAGAGAAG GCTAAAGATCGAATTCAATATTATCAACTAGATGaagtctttgtttttccttatgaTTTGGGAAGTAGATGGAAGAACTTTAAACAGGTTTTTACGTGGTCAGGGGTCCCCAAAGGAGATGGACTGGATTGGCCAATAAGAGAAGGCTGTCACCCGTACAGCTTAACA ATAGAACAGTTGAAACAAAAAGCAGATAAAAGAGTCAGAAGT GTTCAGTATAAAGTAATAGAAGATTATAGTGGTACCTGCTGTCCTTTGAATAGAGGAATCAAAACCTTCTTCACGAGCCCCTGCACTGAAGAGCCTCGGATAAGGCTACAGAAAGGGGAGTTCATTTTAGCCACAAGAGGCTTACG atacTGGTTGTATGGAGATAAAATTCTTGATGATTCCATTAAAGAAG aTGTTTCAAGAATAAGAGGATGGTTCCCTAGAAACTGTGTAGAAAAGTGTCCCTGCGATGCTGAAACAGATCAAGCCCCAGAGGGCGAGAAGAAAAATAGATAG